The following coding sequences lie in one Plasmodium sp. gorilla clade G2 genome assembly, chromosome: 11 genomic window:
- a CDS encoding exonuclease, putative → MIVFISVWVLCLINVMAYCISLNKYKFIKSYNLYNKRKCQKNVLYGIPRMYKWLTSYYPTVREELINNEKQKSVDIFYIDMNGVIHHCTHANKEKLPIYDEHELFSNILQYLKNLFYLIKPKKLIYIGVDGVSPKAKMNQQRKRRFLSIFKINDNDNTSNLFNPNCITTGTDFMYKINLSLNKWFKILKKKKIFEFDVIFSGSDVAGEGEHKILKYIRENCKRDSNFKNYNHCIYGLDADLIMLSLVTHLNNIFILRDKFKISNDLQNNMLENIERTQDTFINEEYNSSNEDQNDNINYKEEGENTQLHEKSKTNESLVKEENNIENENNDEINNSEDMNNILGGYKIPFFPKVHKYTKEYYINYESLNSNDFEILDIYKLRNSIKTQIATYINKLKKEKNIVFSISRVVDDIVFLSFLVGNDFLPHIPNIDINEGSMNEILNSYIFYIYKYSNYITYKDKVHIERLKIILKILSAQEFEYFKKRGINENISEFTDEQKYKKYYYLHKFGLEDPKEIQKIVKKYIEGLFWNLHYYHFGCASWYWEYPYHYAPLCSDLLSFEKSDFFFEKGKPYSAFTHLISVLPQKDKNLLPDAYKNIYVEDEVKSFFPENVKIDPNGKKETWEYIVHLPFINCNMINKIITEKSKTISKLKYKLRELNGREHRY, encoded by the exons ATGATTGTTTTTATATCAGTATGGGTATTGTGTTTAATAAATGTTATGGCATATTGTATTAgtttgaataaatataaatttataaaatcatataatttatataataaaaggaaatgtcaaaaaaatgtattatatggGATTCCAAGGATGTATAAATGGCTAACTTCTTATTACCCAACAGTGAGAgaagaattaataaataatgagaAACAAAAATCagttgatatattttatattgataTGAATGGTGTTATACATCATTGTACTCATGCCAATAAAGAGAAGTTACCTATATATGATGAACATGAActattttcaaatattttacaatatttaaaaaatttattttatttgataaaaCCAAAGAAACTGATATATATAGGTGTAGATGGAGTGTCACCAAAGGCAAAAATGAATCAACAAAGAAAGAGGAGATTTCTTAGTATCTTCAaaattaatgataatgataatacgTCTAATTTGTTTAACCCTAATTGTATAACAACTGGAACAGattttatgtataaaattaatttgtCATTAAATAAATGGTTCAAAAtcttgaagaaaaaaaaaattttcgaATTTGATGTTATTTTTTCTGGTTCGGACGTAGCTGGCGAGGGAGAACACAAAATTTTGAAATACATAAGAGAg AACTGTAAGAGAGATAGTaactttaaaaattataatcattGTATATACGGACTGGATGCAGATCTCATTATGCTGTCGCTTGTTACCCATCtgaacaatatttttattttgagagataaatttaaaataagtaatgatttacaaaataatatgttagaAAATATCGAAAGAACACAAGACACTTTTATTAATGAGGAATATAATTCTTCTAATGAAGATCAAAATGATAACATAAATTATAAGGAGGAAGGAGAAAACACGCAACTGCATGAAAAAAGTAAAACAAACGAATCTCttgtaaaagaagaaaataatattgagaatgaaaataatgatgagaTAAATAATTCGGAAGATATGAACAATATTTTAGGTGGATATaaaattcctttttttcCAAAGGttcataaatatacaaaagaatattatataaattatgaaagCTTAAATAGTAACGACTTTGAAATATtagacatatataaattgagGAATTCTATTAAGACACAAATAgctacatatataaataaattaaaaaaagaaaaaaatatcgTCTTCAGTATAAGCAGAGTGGTTGATgatattgtatttttatcttttctgGTTGGTAATGATTTTCTTCCCCACATACCAAACATTGATATTAATGAAGGATCTATGAACGAAATTTTGAAttcatatatcttttatatctataaatattcgaattatataacatataaggATAAAGTACATATAGAACGactaaaaattattttaaaaattttaagtgCTCAAGaatttgaatattttaagaaaaggggaattaatgaaaatattagtGAATTTACGGATGAacagaaatataaaaaatattattatctccATAAATTTGGTCTCGAAGATCCAAaggaaatacaaaaaattgtaaaaaaatatatagaaggATTATTTTGGAATTTACATTACTATCATTTTGGATGTGCCAGTTGGTATTG ggAATATCCATATCACTATGCTCCTCTATGTAGCGATTTGTTAAGTTTTGAGAAATCGGATTTCTTTTTTGaaaag gGTAAGCCCTATTCAGCATTTACACATTTGATAAGTGTGCTACCTCAGAAGGATAAGAATTTGCTTCCGGATGCATACAA AAATATTTATGTGGAAGATGAAGTAAAGTCATTTTTCCCTGAAAACGTAAAAATTGATCCAAATGGAAAAAA agaAACATGGGAATATATTGTTCACTTGCCTTTCATAAACTGCAATatgattaataaaataataacagaAAAAAGTAAAACGATCTCCAAGTTGAAATACAAATTAAG gGAATTGAATGGAAGAGAACAtagatattaa
- a CDS encoding DEAD/DEAH box helicase, putative, protein MRNKYFLLHSYNYYFNNNNLKPLFLLQQAKCLRTKKKKNWESPERTGIFSQAEKKNNEQLASQTYEKYSFDMDNKEINNINNNNNCYNHKTNYNNFITNKEMKQNYNHTSYDKDPYNVTNNNNLKHKYEEMKKKLYKKYNYHEIGSDPHNIYKYDDNYENINELNIHKMLLLGLQNIHINELNKMQINSFLTIQQGKDTIINYPDGSGKTIAYLLPILNNLYFLHDYLEQIILDSYNEKESGASNKNLIEKNYKFNNNFNLNNEMNDYLLKYSHYKNNVFFKDNTLDISNKLKNKKFDLLPSYFDETYKNKYIQRIGGRKSKFREKNKLDHFNDTSLTINNNKNELVINKISIMNKLIEIIKINNIKLSNLNSDYTNEEELKKLDNIIKYNIINGSNNVCKNKNDENKCVKDSYNEESIYRYLTLNPLQINKTVVILTINKDNISQIINVIKKLDILKRINIQTLNDVPYSDHTNNNNHMTDVQIGDDIYNMHNTHTQTHKRDNKYKRASNKIHDENVDNDYYVNNYIKEENYNLENLEVSKVTHIDNPVLCNDEIMWTYADILITTPDIFLNSYKNNNKISNKIIPSIIIFDEIDMLFQNNAYRNTMMNIFQIIKKRPEIYNPHIDISNHNIDIINESIDNALIDKKGNVNEYEEYMSKNIDTHNTHNIHNNNNNSNDHTCYDNYNNKYVRNVKNDTCDVHLNDNITNTCDNINTFYKNKNYNKREKDKKDKKEKKDKKEDAALPLIQLIYVSSTLPSVGPTTAGSMLTERFNNIIEIVSKDNYKIPNNIQTQWIELNKEKMINLYLYNDREVEDNLKDDEEGKEKNENKNNSIDLKDVSLSNKINKFEKSSFEHRLDILIYILKKYHERSIMYDMKRYNDKCDKYDDNDKCDNNDRCDDNDRCDDKTSSIKYFNKKKFKLIHKYPIHKTIIFVNSIKDCIKIYNFLKKHNWPVFSFHKNLSLNSRIQNLHSFSYSHTAILITTDLISRGINIKGVDHIINFHFPLDAITYIHRLEKINNLNNNTIENYHNKNISTSTLDMKKKKKDEKKQSQKKIYLVTNFISTSNYLLADSIRNFEYSNTSLLSLFSRKKSFKMKNKRKMNENTSNRYINMETLKEIELDINDKKLISLFDVEDERDKVENNSLSDRNNKNNSYVKAPFTVFTLEDDTDDEDENVSEYKNDKYNDDIRSNGLHDKYNIRDKKEKNKSNNIYIESTNNYPNDNSFHFNETKKESIQRNYNIPKNSNLNIPSWNDVHFDHKKYIIERFKQKECYLMNQVKRGKLILNNFESNNDEDELLF, encoded by the coding sequence AtgagaaataaatattttctattacatagttataattattattttaataataataacttaAAACCTCTTTTCCTTTTACAACAAGCCAAATGTTTAagaaccaaaaaaaaaaaaaactggGAATCACCTGAACGTACAGGAATATTTTCCCAagcagaaaaaaaaaataatgaacaaTTGGCTAGCCaaacatatgaaaaatattcctttgatatggataataaagaaataaacaacataaacaataataataattgttatAATCATAAAACTAATTATAACAATTTTATTACAAACAAAGAAATgaaacaaaattataatcaTACAAGTTATGATAAAGATCCATATAATGTTACAAATAACAATAATCTGAAACataaatatgaagaaatgaaaaaaaaattatataaaaaatacaattatCATGAAATCGGAAGTGATCcacacaatatatataaatatgatgataattatgaaaatataaatgaattaaatattcataaaatgttattattgggtttacaaaatatacatataaatgaattaaataaaatgcaAATAAATAGCTTTTTAACAATTCAACAAGGAAAAGatacaataataaattatcctGACGGGTCAGGTAAAACTATTGCATATTTATTAcctatattaaataatcttTATTTCTTACATGATTATTtagaacaaataatattagaCAGTTACaatgaaaaagaaagtgGTGCATCTAATAAAAAtcttatagaaaaaaattacaaatttaataataattttaatctaaataatgaaatgaatgattatttattgaaatatagtcattataaaaataatgtattttttaaagataaTACTTtagatatatcaaataaactcaaaaataaaaaatttgatttattaccttcatattttgatgaaacatataaaaataaatatatacaacgTATAGGAGGTAGGAAAAGTAAATttagagaaaaaaataaattagatCATTTTAATGACACATCTCTtactataaataataataaaaacgaattggtaataaataaaataagtataatgaataaattaattgaaataataaaaataaataatataaaattgagTAACTTGAATAGTGATTACACCAATGAAgaggaattaaaaaaattagacaatataataaaatataacataataaatGGAAGTAACAAtgtatgtaaaaataaaaatgatgaaaataaatgtgTAAAAGATAGTTATAATGAGGAGTCTATTTATAGATATTTAACTTTAAACCCTTTACAAATAAACAAAACAGTTGTTATATTAACTATTAATAAAGATAACATAAGTCAAATTattaatgttataaaaaagttagatatattaaaaagaattaatattCAAACCTTAAACGATGTACCTTACAGTGATcatactaataataataaccatATGACAGATGTACAAATTGgtgatgatatatataatatgcataATACACACACACAAACACACAAAagagataataaatataaaagagcATCAAATAAAATTCATGATGAGAATGTAGATAACGATTATTATGtaaacaattatataaaagaagaaaattataatttagaAAATTTAGAGGTATCAAAAGTTACACATATAGATAATCCAGTATTGTGTAACGATGAAATAATGTGGACATATGCAGATATTTTAATCACAACTccagatatatttttaaacagttataaaaataataataaaatatccaataaaataataccatcgattataatatttgatGAGATAGATATGTTGTTTCAAAACAATGCTTATAGAAATACaatgatgaatatattccagattattaaaaaaagaccAGAAATATATAACCCACATATTGATATAAGTAATCATAACatagatattataaatgaatcCATAGACAATGCTCTAATTGATAAAAAAGGTAATGTTAATGAATATGAAGAGTATATgtcaaaaaatatagatacacataatacacataatatacataataataataataatagtaatgatCATACTtgttatgataattataataataaatatgtaagaAATGTAAAGAATGACACATGTGATGTCCATTTAAATGATAACATTACAAATACatgtgataatataaatactttttataaaaacaaaaactataataaaagagaaaaagataaaaaagataaaaaggaaaaaaaagataaaaaagaagacgCAGCATTACCACTTATACAACTAATATATGTATCTTCCACCTTACCTTCTGTTGGACCAACAACCGCAGGAAGTATGTTAACAGAAcgttttaataatatcattgAAATTGTAAGTaaagataattataaaataccCAATAATATTCAAACACAGTGGAtagaattaaataaagaaaaaatgataaacttatatttatataatgatagaGAAGTTgaagataatttaaaagatgatgaagaaggaaaagaaaaaaatgaaaataaaaataattctatAGATTTAAAAGATGTTTCTTTATCtaacaaaattaataaatttgaaAAATCTTCTTTTGAGCATCGATtggatatattaatatatattcttaaaaaatatcaCGAGAGATCTATAATGTATGATATGAAAAGGTATAATGATAAGTGtgataaatatgatgataatgacaaatgtgataataatgaCAGATGTGATGATAATGACAGATGTGATGACAAAACATCtagtattaaatattttaataaaaaaaaatttaaattgaTTCACAAATATCCAATACACAAAACCATAATTTTTGTAAATAGTATAAAAGattgtattaaaatatataattttttaaaaaaacataattggcctgttttttcttttcataaaAATCTATCTTTAAATTCAAGAATACAAAATTTACATTCATTTTCTTATTCACATACAGCAATATTAATAACAACCGATTTGATAAGTAGAGGTATCAATATAAAAGGTGTAGatcatataattaattttcatTTCCCTTTAGATGcaattacatatattcatagattagaaaaaataaacaacttaaataataataccatagaaaattatcataataaaaatataagtacATCTACATtagatatgaaaaaaaaaaaaaaagacgaaaaaaaacaatctcaaaaaaaaatatatttagtaACCAATTTCATTTCTACTTCAAATTATCTTTTGGCAGATTCCATAAGAAATTTTGAATATTCAAATACAAGtttgttatcattattttctagaaaaaaatcttttaagatgaaaaataaaaggaagaTGAATGAAAATACATCTAATAGATACATAAATATGGAAACATTAAAAGAAATTGAActtgatataaatgataagaaGCTCATTAGTTTGTTTGATGTAGAAGACGAAAGGGATAAGGTGGAAAATAATTCGTTATCAGAtaggaataataaaaataattcttatgTGAAGGCTCCTTTTACTGTATTTACATTAGAAGATGATACTGATGATGAGGATGAAAATGTAagtgaatataaaaatgataaatataatgatgatattagATCGAATGGGTTACATGACAAGTACAATATAAgggataaaaaagaaaaaaataaaagtaataatatttatatagaatCTACAAATAATTATCCAAATGATaattcatttcattttaatgaaacaaaaaaagaaagcaTTCAAAGAAATTACAATATTCCAAAGAACAGTAATTTGAATATTCCATCATGGAATGATGTACACTTTGatcacaaaaaatatattatagaaaGGTTTAAACAGAAAGAATGTTATTTAATGAATCAAGTAAAAAGAGGAAAActcatattaaataattttgaatCTAATAATGATGAGGATGAGcttttattttga
- a CDS encoding dna2/nam7 helicase family member, putative, translated as MMEKRNEEHKLLDIFIKLIKLENLYELKENELCYEYLNKDELIEKGILLNNLTIKSITKYDEKNNSYILKLVKKKKHIDTNDLSDEENLDNFSQHLFSKGCIVHFSRKRKKYILNSLKEKSMSYHINDNNKKNNINSTSIINDNVNIYICSVHKIKKNQINLILRNSIELCKELNVSNIFMLCDKGYFDVCLVSSDISTQRQINAINIMKSNLDHQSDILKILFFNKHPSQSPMLKRVMNIFDEYQKCESKEYKVGNMKENINGNMKGYNSDNIKENITDNIKENITDNIIQNGNDNVNTYFTTASFSTHNNNINSTNDILNSYIYNCDNIKWGIKNLNINQKKAVYSCLYSNDIFCIHGPPGTGKTTVLCELIYQLINRNYKILVTGPSNVSVDNILSKCVIDLNIKNVIRIGIKSKVKKELHNYCYDEKIKECDSYKLCEDIDKEIEKLKLEINKLKNKKKSDNKIFIDRKQIYNLKYEIKNLNKARKKKRNVFFKELMNKNNVIFSTCSSTSNYELNKFVKYSNFLFDAVCIDECCQCTEPLCYIPISLSKKNVFLFGDHKQLSPLIKYNKHKNKLNITLFERLINKHKQNISFLLNIQYRMNNLILLWSNKIFYDQKLISHNSCKEITVDDLLEAIQINQKEKIKSKDNIKKNNNNNNNNNNNNNNKKNNNNNSKKKKNANNKKTNKNHHQEMDNHTCDQTSGIIQNYNYCPITWIETDGFDEFLEDIDDNDLMNMESKNLEISDKKNDNSKDMKMKEKGDVQKKRCNDDDKRGDNNKTNDDKRGDNNKKNDDKREDNKKKNNEKREDNNKTNDEKREDNNKKNNEKREDNNKKNDDKREDNNKKNDDSQKDNIKNNLSDDSDDYNNNMLIKLNDEELINMIKIDVDDIINLNNKSRSNKGEAYVIYKIIEKMIKIDNINSNNICIITPYSKQTNVLRNIFYDNIYNDPNYLSTYKNIEISTVDSFQGREKEIVVFSLVCSNYFKNIGFLKDYRRLNVAVTRAKRHLLIVGNSNTISNDDVLNQLYETILECGKVYLVNELIDVEAVILNT; from the coding sequence atgatGGAGAAACGAAATGAAGAACATAAACTTCTAGATatctttataaaattaataaaattagaaaACCTTTATGAATTAAAAGAGAATGAATTAtgttatgaatatttaaataaggATGAATTAATTGAGAAaggtatattattaaataatttaactATAAAGAGTATAACAAAATATGATGAGaaaaataattcttatatattaaaattagtaaaaaaaaaaaaacatatagaTACAAATGATTTAAGTGATGAAGAAAATTTAGATAATTTCTCTCAGCATCTGTTTTCTAAAGGATGTATAGTACATTTTtcaagaaaaagaaagaaatatattttaaattcattaaaagaaaaatccatgtcttatcatataaatgataataataaaaaaaataatataaatagcaCATCAAttattaatgataatgtaaatatttatatatgttcagtacataaaataaaaaagaatcaaatcaatttaatattaagaaATTCAATAGAATTATGTAAAGAATTAAATGtaagtaatatttttatgttatgtGATAAAGGGTATTTCGATGTCTGTTTAGTAAGTAGCGATATTTCTACACAAAGACAAATAAAtgctataaatattatgaaaagtAATTTAGATCATCAAtctgatattttaaaaattttattttttaataaacatCCATCTCAAAGTCCGATGCTCAAAAGggttatgaatatatttgaCGAGTATCAAAAATGTGAATCGAAAGAGTATAAAGTTGGTAATAtgaaggaaaatataaatggtaATATGAAAGGAtataatagtgataatataaaagaaaatattactgataatataaaagaaaatattactgataatataatacaaaatggGAATGACAATGTGAATACGTATTTTACAACTGCTTCTTTTTCtacacataataataatattaattcaaCTAATGATATTTTGAATAGCTATATTTATAACTGTGATAATATAAAGTGGggtataaaaaatttaaacatTAATCAGAAAAAAGCTGTTTATTCTTGTCTTTAttcaaatgatatattttgtattcaTGGTCCTCCAGGAACTGGAAAAACAACTGTATTATGTGAATTGATTTATCAATTAATTaatagaaattataaaatattagtaACAGGTCCTAGTAATGTAAGtgttgataatattttaagtAAATGTGTTATAGacttaaatattaaaaatgttatacGTATAGGAATAAAATCTaaagtaaaaaaagaattacataattattgttatgatgaaaaaattaaagaatgtGATAGTTATAAATTATGTGAAGATATTGATAAAGAAAtcgaaaaattaaaattagaaataaataaattaaaaaataaaaaaaaaagtgataataaaatatttattgatagaaaacaaatatataatttaaaatatgaaataaaaaatttaaataaagctagaaaaaaaaaaagaaatgtttTCTTTAAAGAActaatgaataaaaataatgttatattCTCAACATGTTCTAGTACTTCTAattatgaattaaataaatttgttaaatattcaaattttctttttgatgCTGTATGTATAGATGAATGTTGTCAATGTACTGAACCTTTATGTTATATTCCTATCtcattatcaaaaaaaaatgtttttttatttggagATCACAAACAATTATCTCCTTTaatcaaatataataaacataaaaataaattaaatattacattattCGAAAGGTTaattaataaacataaacaaaatatatcattcCTACTAAATATTCAATATCGtatgaataatttaatattattatggtcaaataaaatattctatGATCAAAAGTTAATATCTCACAACTCATGTAAGGAAATTACTGTCGACGATCTATTGGAGGCTATTCAAATCAatcaaaaggaaaaaataaaatccaaagataatataaaaaaaaataacaacaacaataacaacaacaataataataataataataaaaaaaataacaataataatagtaagaaaaaaaaaaatgccaataataaaaagacaaATAAAAACCATCACCAAGAAATGGATAATCACACATGTGATCAAACAAGTGGTATTattcaaaattataattattgccCTATTACTTGGATAGAAACTGACGGCTTTGATGAGTTCTTAGAAGACATAGATGATAATGATCTAATGAACATGGAATCGAAAAATTTAGAAATCAGTGACAAGAAGAATGACAATTCGAAAGAtatgaaaatgaaagaaaaggGTGATGTGCAGAAGAAGAGGtgtaatgatgatgataaaaggGGAGACAATAACAAaacaaatgatgataaaaggggagacaataataaaaaaaatgatgacaaAAGGGaagacaataaaaaaaaaaataatgaaaaaagggAAGACAATAACAAaacaaatgatgaaaaaagggaagataataacaaaaaaaataatgaaaaaagggaagataataacaaaaaaaatgatgataaaagggaagataataacaaaaaaaatgatgactcccaaaaggataatataaaaaataatttatctgATGATTcagatgattataataataatatgttaataaaaCTAAACGATgaagaattaataaatatgataaagatAGATGTAGATGATATTATAAACTTAAATAACAAATCGAGGAGTAATAAAGGAGAAgcatatgttatatataaaataatagaaaaaatgattaaaatagataatattaatagtaacaatatatgtattattacaCCATATTCTAAACAAACTAATGtattaagaaatattttttatgataatatatataatgatccAAATTATTTaagtacatataaaaatattgaaatatcAACAGTGGATTCTTTTCAAGGtagagaaaaagaaattgtaGTCTTTTCATTAGTGTGttcaaattattttaaaaatataggtTTCTTAAAAGATTATAGAAGATTAAATGTAGCAGTAACAAGAGCAAAGAGACATCTTCTTATTGTAGGGAATTCAAATACTATATCGAATGATGATGTATTAAACCAGTTATATGAAACCATTTTGGAATGTGGAAAGGTATATCTTGTAAATGAATTGATAGATGTAGAAGCAGTTATATTAAAcacatga